The following nucleotide sequence is from bacterium.
CGACGATGCGGCCCGACACGGTCACCTCGCCACCGGCGATCGTGAAGGACGGATCGATCAGGCTGAAGACGAAGAAGTGCGTGGGATGGCTGAAGACCACCGTACCCTGTCCGGTGACGCTCGCGGTCCCCGCCGACAGGCTGTAGCCGTAGGCCGCCGCCGTCCACCCGAAGACGCCGCTGGACGCGCCGATCTTCGGATCGCAGCCGCCCCGGGTGACGTTCGGATTCGGCGTACAGGTGGCGCCGGCGCCGGCCGTGATCGGCGGCGCGCCGGTACCGCTGTAGATGTAGGCGCGGAAGGCGCTGCGGAAGCCCCAGTCGATCTCGTCGGCCGACCAGGCGGGCGAGACGGCGGCCGCCGTGACGGCGAGCGCGAGGAGAGCAGGACGGAAACGCATCGTTCGACCCCTTTCGTGGCGGCGTCAGCCACTCGACCGGTGGTCGCAGACGCGCGTGTGATCGCGCCGCGGCAACGACGCGCTGCCCACCGCTACTATGCCGGGGCGCGCGGCTCCATCGCTTTCGCGAGCCAGCGACGAGTTTCCGCGCACCGCCGAAAAACGTCCAAGCCGGATCCGCGTGCTCGAAATCGCTCAGGCTGCCGGCGCCGGCGGCAGGTCCGGCACGAGGCTCGCGTAGGGCTGCACGGCGTGCCGCGTGCGCAGGGCGTCGAGCGGCTCGTCCCAGACCTCGTGCCAGTCGACCAGCATCAGCGGCCGGGTCTGCCGGCCGTGGCGCCAGCCCTCGAGCATCACCTGGAGCACGACCGGCGCCACGGCGGGCGTGCGCACCACGGTGAGCGTGAACGCGGCGGCGAGGAAGTCGCGCGAGTAGTTGTGCCCGAACTGGGCGAGCTGGAAGCCCGAGATCGCGACCTCGTGCAGGGCGCTCGTGCTGTAGCCGCCGACCAGATGCAGTATCTCGTGCGTCTGCAGGATGCGCCGGCTGCTCGGGTCGATGGCGGGATGGAAGCCGACCACCGAGTCGGGATCGAGCACCTCGAGATCGAAGCCGTTGTCGACGATGAGCCGGTGGAACGCGTGGCCGAGCGTGCCCGGTGCACACCCCTCGACGTCGCCGAGGCGCGTGCGCGGCATGGGCGTCTTGCGGCTGAGCTCGGGCCACCCGGGATGCCCTTCCATGGCACGGGCGAGCGCGTCGCGGTGGGCCGGGGGATAGAGGGCCCCGAACGCCGCGATGCGAGGGGTGATGGTGGCCGGGTCGATGCCGTCCTCGGTGAGCTGCCACAGCGCAGCACCGAGCCCGTCCGGCAGGGTGGCCGGGGTCGCGAGGCGGGCGAGGGTCGCGGCGCCGGCGGGCGGTCCATCGAAGCGCAGCGGCGTGCCGTCGAGCCAGCGCGCGGCCATGTCGTCGTAGACGGCGATGGTCTCGTGCGGATCGATCCAGGCGACGCGCGCGAGCAGGACCGACGCCGCGAGCTGCTCGTCGAACACCGCCGGATCGACGGTGTCGCCGAGCTGCGGGTCGGCGGCGCACGACGCCGCGCGCAGCGGCGCGACGTCGGACGACGGGCGCGCGACGGCGTCCTCCCAGGCGGCGCGAAAGGCAGCGGGCACGATCGACATGCGAACGAACCTCGGCCAGATGGCGTCCCGCCGTCAACCGCGACGCGTCACCGCTTGCATGCCGGGCGCGGGCAGGGATCCCTGCGCCGATGCATCGCCCGATACGCACCGCGACCCTGCTCCTGCTGCTCGCCGCCGCGACCCACGCCGCCGATCCGGGGCAGAACCCCTGGTTCCGCGACGGCCGTGCCGCCGTCGCCCGGGCGCGCACCGAGGTCGGCACGACGAAGCGGGCCCGCAACGTCATCCTGTTCGTCGGCGACGGCATGGGCATCGCCACCGTCACCGCCGCGCGCATCCGTCAGGGCCAGCTCCGCGGCGGCACGGGCGAGGAGAACTTCCTCGCCTTCGAGCGCCTGCCGTTCACGGCGCTGTCGAAGACCTACAACACCGACTACCAGGTGCCCGACTCGGCGGGGACGATCACGGCGATGCTGACGGGCGTGAAGACGCGCGCCGGCGTGCTCGGCATCGACGACTCGATCGCCCGCGGCGACTTCGCCGGCACCGAGGCGGCGAGCGTGCCGACGCTGCTCGAGCGCGCCGAGGACGCCGGCCTGTGGACGGGCGTCGTCACCACGACGACGGTCACGCACGCGACGCCCGCCGGCACCTACGCCCACACCCCGGACCGCGACTGGGAGGGCGATGCGAAGATGCCCGAGGCGGCGCGCGCCGCCGGCTTCCCCGACATCGCCCGCCAGCTCGTCGAGTCCCCGCACGGCGACGGCCCCGAGATCGTGCTGGGCGGCGGCCGCGCCTTCTTCCAGCCGACGACGGCCGCCGATCCCGAATACCCCGAGCGCACGGGCACCCGCCTCGACGGTCGCGACCTCGTCGGCGAGTGGCAGGCGAAGCGCCCCGGCAGCGCCTACGTCTGGAACCGCGAGGGCCTCCTCGCCCTCGACCTCGGCCAGGCCACCCGCGTCCTCGGGCTCTTCGAGCCGAGCCACATGCAGTTCGAGGACGACCGCGCCCGCGACGCGGCGGGCGAGCCGTCGCTGTCCGAGATGACCGCGGCGGCCATCACGCTGCTGTCGCGCGCCCCGAAGGGCTACTTCCTGCTCGTCGAAGGCGGCCGCATCGACCACGGCCACCACGCCAGCAACGCCCACCGCGCGCTCGGCGACACGATCGAGCTGTCGAACGCCGTGCGCGTGGCGCTGGAGAAGACGCAGGGCACCGACACCCTGATCGTCGTCACCGCCGACCACTCGCACACGCTCAGCATGGCGGGCTACCCGCGGCGCGGGAACCCGATCCTCGGCCTGGTCTCGGGCTCGTCCGGCGAGGGCGGTCCGAGCCCCGGCCCGGCGAAGGACCTCACCGGCAAGCCGTACACGACGCTCAGCTACGCCAACGGCCCCGGCTACCCCGGCGCCTCCGATTCGCAGCCCGAGGGCCCGAAGACGTTCCCGCACCCGGCGAAGTCGTTCCAGGGGGTCACCAGGGGTCGGCCGGACCTGACCCACGTCGACACGACGGCGCCCGGCTACCTGCAGGAGGCGACGGTGCCGCTCGGCTCGGAGACCCACGGCGGCGAGGACGTCGTCGTCTGGGCCGGCGGCCCGAGCGCGGCGCTGTTCCACGGCACCCGCGAGCAGAGCTACGTCTACCACGTCATGGCCGCGGCGCTGGGGCTCGATCGCTAGGGTTCCTCCGGGTCCGGGAACTTCCCCTCGCAGGTCGGCAGGTACATCGCCTCGCCGGCCATCGCCCACACGAGGATGTCGGAGCTCGGCACGAAGCCCGTCGCCGAGGCGACGATGCGGATCCACAGGGCCGGGCGGCTGG
It contains:
- a CDS encoding alkaline phosphatase, with the protein product MHRPIRTATLLLLLAAATHAADPGQNPWFRDGRAAVARARTEVGTTKRARNVILFVGDGMGIATVTAARIRQGQLRGGTGEENFLAFERLPFTALSKTYNTDYQVPDSAGTITAMLTGVKTRAGVLGIDDSIARGDFAGTEAASVPTLLERAEDAGLWTGVVTTTTVTHATPAGTYAHTPDRDWEGDAKMPEAARAAGFPDIARQLVESPHGDGPEIVLGGGRAFFQPTTAADPEYPERTGTRLDGRDLVGEWQAKRPGSAYVWNREGLLALDLGQATRVLGLFEPSHMQFEDDRARDAAGEPSLSEMTAAAITLLSRAPKGYFLLVEGGRIDHGHHASNAHRALGDTIELSNAVRVALEKTQGTDTLIVVTADHSHTLSMAGYPRRGNPILGLVSGSSGEGGPSPGPAKDLTGKPYTTLSYANGPGYPGASDSQPEGPKTFPHPAKSFQGVTRGRPDLTHVDTTAPGYLQEATVPLGSETHGGEDVVVWAGGPSAALFHGTREQSYVYHVMAAALGLDR